The following proteins are co-located in the Microcystis wesenbergii NRERC-220 genome:
- the gvpC gene encoding gas vesicle protein GvpC, producing MPALMEKFRQERLSIAEEVAELSREVQAFLSDVKTKRQDQAQEQATALRQSFQKVQQESLAFLTATQKQRLAQAEKQKEDLRQFQEQRLAEAKRLDNDLRQQRLDRAKQLKDDLSQFQEQRLAAAKQLENDLRQQHLDRAKQLKEDLSQFQEQRLAAAKQLEDDLRQLHLDRAKQVKDDLSQFQERRLAEAKQLKDELRQFRQDLSIYVFGK from the coding sequence ATGCCTGCTCTCATGGAAAAGTTCCGCCAGGAGCGTTTATCGATTGCTGAAGAAGTAGCTGAACTCTCGCGAGAAGTCCAAGCTTTTCTGTCGGATGTCAAAACGAAAAGACAAGACCAAGCGCAGGAACAGGCAACTGCTTTGCGCCAATCTTTCCAAAAAGTTCAACAAGAAAGCCTCGCATTTTTAACAGCTACCCAAAAACAGCGTTTAGCTCAGGCGGAAAAGCAAAAAGAGGATTTGCGTCAATTTCAAGAACAACGTTTAGCTGAAGCGAAACGGCTAGACAACGACTTACGTCAACAGCGTCTAGATCGAGCCAAGCAGCTAAAGGACGATTTAAGTCAATTCCAAGAACAACGTTTAGCGGCAGCGAAACAGCTGGAGAACGACTTACGTCAACAGCATCTAGATCGAGCTAAACAACTGAAAGAGGATTTAAGTCAATTTCAAGAACAGCGTTTAGCGGCAGCGAAACAGCTAGAGGACGACTTACGTCAACTTCATCTGGATCGAGCTAAACAGGTGAAGGATGATTTAAGTCAATTTCAAGAACGACGTTTAGCGGAAGCGAAACAGCTAAAAGACGAATTGCGTCAGTTTCGTCAAGATTTGTCTATCTACGTTTTTGGCAAATAA
- a CDS encoding ISKra4-like element ISMae42 family transposase: protein MTPEQQQELNQHIQAIAKILHQEAEAEKIQTLEGIETTIREQTLKYITPKLGFFFVTKTTGTQAGRPRKIKSIIGELCLTEKQAIRLNIPRNNQISPYLERCCLRASANVSYENAARDLQFYTGMKVSARTQQRLVHRHQFAEEESGNPVQEISLDGGKVRLRTETKGEACIWKDYKAICVDTFLRKAWFGENESLIYWVNQQPLSDPLTCLGDGHPGIGKIVKNWDCPGEKREILDWFHLVENLHKVGGSVKRLKKAESLLWQGKIEETIALISPLKNERAENFCRYLEIHRHRIVNYNYYQQEEICSIASGAVESTVKQIDRRLKISGAQWNEENIPQVLKHRCAYLNNSL from the coding sequence ATGACTCCAGAGCAACAACAAGAACTTAACCAACATATTCAAGCGATAGCCAAGATTCTTCATCAGGAAGCTGAGGCTGAAAAAATCCAAACTTTAGAGGGAATAGAGACGACAATAAGAGAACAGACCTTAAAATATATAACTCCGAAACTAGGATTTTTTTTTGTCACAAAAACGACAGGAACTCAAGCCGGGAGACCGAGAAAAATAAAAAGCATCATCGGAGAATTATGCCTGACAGAAAAACAAGCAATCCGTTTAAATATTCCTCGTAATAACCAAATTAGTCCTTACTTAGAACGCTGTTGTTTAAGAGCTAGTGCCAATGTTTCTTATGAAAATGCCGCCAGAGATCTTCAATTTTATACAGGGATGAAGGTCTCGGCTAGGACTCAACAACGATTAGTCCATCGCCACCAATTTGCCGAAGAAGAATCAGGAAACCCCGTTCAAGAAATTAGTCTAGATGGAGGAAAAGTGCGCTTAAGAACCGAAACTAAGGGAGAGGCTTGTATCTGGAAAGATTATAAAGCAATCTGTGTTGATACTTTCCTAAGAAAAGCTTGGTTTGGAGAGAATGAATCGTTAATATATTGGGTTAATCAACAACCTTTATCTGACCCCCTTACCTGTTTGGGAGACGGACATCCCGGTATTGGGAAAATTGTGAAAAACTGGGATTGTCCAGGAGAAAAAAGAGAAATACTTGACTGGTTTCATTTGGTAGAAAATCTTCATAAAGTCGGCGGTTCAGTGAAGAGATTGAAAAAAGCAGAAAGTTTATTATGGCAGGGCAAAATTGAGGAAACAATAGCATTAATCTCTCCTTTAAAAAACGAACGAGCTGAAAATTTCTGTCGTTATTTAGAGATTCATCGTCATCGAATTGTTAATTATAATTACTATCAACAAGAAGAGATTTGCTCTATTGCTTCGGGAGCCGTTGAATCCACGGTTAAACAGATTGACCGACGACTGAAAATTTCTGGAGCCCAGTGGAATGAAGAAAATATCCCTCAAGTGCTTAAACACCGCTGTGCTTACCTAAATAACAGTCTTTAG
- a CDS encoding gas vesicle protein codes for MTSSTFAGSLKTQSNKSLKTATQGSSLADILERVLDKGIVIAGDISVSIASTELLNIRIRLLIASVDKAREMGINWWEGDPYLHSQSQALLAENRELSLRLQTLETELETLKSLSQLSAMESHDTSPNDEAHSSDA; via the coding sequence GTGACTTCTTCCACTTTTGCTGGCTCGCTCAAAACCCAATCAAACAAATCCCTGAAAACAGCAACTCAAGGTTCGAGTTTGGCGGATATCCTTGAACGAGTTTTAGATAAAGGAATTGTGATTGCTGGCGATATTTCCGTTTCGATCGCCTCCACTGAACTTCTAAATATCCGCATTCGTTTGTTAATTGCCTCTGTTGATAAAGCAAGGGAAATGGGAATCAACTGGTGGGAAGGGGATCCCTACCTCCATAGCCAATCCCAAGCTTTACTAGCAGAAAATCGGGAACTTTCACTCCGACTCCAAACCCTGGAGACTGAGCTTGAAACCTTAAAATCCTTAAGCCAATTGAGTGCAATGGAGAGCCATGATACCAGTCCGAACGATGAAGCACATTCCTCAGATGCGTGA
- the gvpA gene encoding gas vesicle structural protein GvpA: MAVEKTNSSSSLAEVIDRILDKGIVIDAWARVSLVGIELLAIEARVVIASVETYLKYAEAVGLTQSAAVPA, from the coding sequence ATGGCAGTTGAAAAAACTAATTCTTCCTCTAGCTTGGCTGAAGTTATTGATCGTATCCTTGACAAAGGTATCGTTATTGATGCCTGGGCTCGCGTCTCTCTGGTGGGCATCGAATTATTAGCGATTGAAGCTCGTGTAGTCATCGCTTCGGTTGAAACCTACCTCAAGTATGCTGAAGCTGTTGGTCTGACCCAATCTGCGGCGGTTCCTGCTTAA
- a CDS encoding gas vesicle protein GvpG, producing MFLDLLFLPVTGPIGGLIWIGEKIQERADIEYDEAENLHKLLLSLQLSYDMGNISEEEFEIQEEELLLKIQALEEEEEAENESESSL from the coding sequence ATGTTTCTCGATCTTTTATTTCTTCCTGTTACCGGTCCTATTGGGGGTCTGATCTGGATTGGGGAGAAAATTCAAGAGCGTGCAGATATAGAATATGATGAGGCGGAAAATTTGCACAAATTGTTATTATCCTTACAACTATCTTACGATATGGGCAACATTTCTGAGGAGGAGTTTGAAATTCAGGAAGAAGAACTTTTATTAAAAATTCAAGCCTTAGAAGAAGAAGAAGAGGCAGAAAACGAATCTGAATCTTCTCTCTAA
- a CDS encoding IS630 family transposase, whose product MQKLREEYWEKIRDVRAEDLVFVDESGSNLGMTRLYGRAEKGQRVYDSVPLNRGKNVTIIGAIALKGLLAFINVFGAANGLIFEAFIATLLVPNLWKGACVLMDNASIHQKETLEPILQEVGARLEFLPPYSPDFSPIENCWSKVKILIRSMSPRTYADLEKALVQAFSQITLRDIHHWFTHCCYCDTPFKEPT is encoded by the coding sequence GTGCAAAAATTAAGAGAAGAATATTGGGAGAAAATCCGAGATGTTAGAGCGGAAGATTTGGTTTTCGTTGACGAGTCTGGCTCTAATCTAGGGATGACAAGACTTTATGGCAGGGCTGAAAAAGGTCAGAGAGTGTATGATTCAGTTCCGTTAAACCGAGGAAAAAACGTCACGATAATTGGAGCGATAGCGCTCAAAGGCTTGCTGGCTTTTATCAATGTATTTGGAGCCGCAAATGGTTTAATATTTGAAGCATTTATTGCTACATTATTAGTTCCAAACTTGTGGAAAGGAGCTTGTGTATTAATGGATAATGCTTCGATTCATCAAAAAGAAACCCTCGAACCAATTCTTCAAGAAGTCGGTGCTAGACTGGAGTTTTTACCTCCCTATTCTCCCGATTTTTCTCCCATTGAAAACTGTTGGTCGAAAGTGAAAATACTGATTCGTTCTATGTCACCTCGTACCTATGCTGATCTAGAAAAAGCGCTCGTTCAAGCCTTTAGTCAGATTACATTGCGAGACATCCATCACTGGTTTACCCATTGTTGCTATTGCGATACCCCTTTTAAAGAGCCTACCTAG
- the gvpA gene encoding gas vesicle structural protein GvpA — MKTTKRSITMAVEKTNSSSSLAEVIDRILDKGIVIDAWARVSLVGIELLAIEARVVIASVETYLKYAEAVGLTQSAAVPA; from the coding sequence ATGAAAACAACAAAAAGGTCTATTACCATGGCAGTTGAAAAAACCAACTCTTCCTCTAGCTTGGCTGAAGTTATTGATCGTATCCTTGACAAAGGTATCGTTATTGATGCCTGGGCTCGCGTCTCTCTGGTGGGCATCGAATTATTAGCGATTGAAGCTCGTGTAGTCATCGCTTCGGTTGAAACCTACCTCAAATATGCTGAAGCTGTTGGTCTGACCCAATCAGCGGCGGTTCCTGCTTAA
- a CDS encoding GvpL/GvpF family gas vesicle protein, whose protein sequence is MTVGLYLYGIFPEAVPDGLVLQGIDNEPVHSEMIDGFSFLYSAAHKEKYLASRRYLICHEKVLETVMEAGFTTLLPLRFGLVIKTWESVTEQLIAPYKTQLKELFAKLSGQREVSIKIFWDNQWELQAALESNPKLKQERDAMMGKNLNMEEIIHIGQLIEATVLQRKQDIIQVFREQLNHCAQEVIESDPMTDDMIYNAAYLIPWDEEPEFSQKVEAIDQQFGDRLKIRYNNLTAPYTFAQLV, encoded by the coding sequence ATGACAGTGGGTCTTTATTTGTATGGAATATTTCCCGAAGCAGTTCCTGACGGACTGGTTTTGCAAGGGATTGATAATGAGCCAGTTCACAGTGAGATGATTGATGGTTTTAGTTTTCTCTACTCCGCTGCTCATAAAGAGAAGTATTTGGCATCCCGTCGCTATTTAATTTGCCATGAAAAAGTATTAGAAACTGTCATGGAAGCAGGGTTTACAACGTTGTTGCCCCTGCGGTTTGGCTTAGTTATCAAAACCTGGGAATCCGTCACCGAACAATTAATTGCTCCCTATAAAACCCAACTGAAAGAATTATTTGCTAAACTGTCAGGCCAGCGAGAAGTTAGCATTAAGATTTTTTGGGATAATCAGTGGGAATTACAAGCGGCTTTGGAGTCTAATCCTAAGTTAAAGCAAGAACGGGATGCGATGATGGGTAAAAACTTAAATATGGAAGAAATTATCCATATAGGTCAACTCATTGAAGCCACTGTATTGCAACGGAAACAAGACATTATTCAAGTCTTTAGAGAGCAATTAAATCATTGCGCCCAAGAGGTGATTGAAAGCGATCCGATGACGGATGACATGATTTACAATGCAGCTTATTTAATTCCCTGGGACGAAGAGCCGGAATTTAGCCAAAAGGTGGAAGCGATCGATCAGCAGTTTGGTGATCGCCTAAAAATTCGCTATAACAATCTAACCGCACCCTATACCTTTGCCCAACTTGTCTAA
- a CDS encoding ArsA family ATPase, whose product MTNFNLVNNSLSPYDTRHLVMFSGKGGVGKTTLSCGFARRWAKLFPEQQILLISTDPAHSLGDVLQTEVSDEASPVKDLPNLKVRALDAEKLLLEFKEKYGKFLELLVERGSFVEGEDLTPVWDLDWPGLDEIMGLLEIQRLLIENVVDRIVVDMAPSGHTLNLLEIKDFLEIILNSLELFQEKHRVISQTFSKTYNADEVDDFLVKTQSELTEGKQLLQNQDFTLCLIVAIAEPMSLLETERLLNSLHHLNIPCGSLFINRILTDPNQNLDRYSEQQQLLDKFLKIPGQETIFTLPQQAKEPLGGEALDQIMSQIKILEKVEFMAPPPIQWPQKILPSFSDFIDDKRQLIIIGGKGGVGKTTVAAAIGWALANRHPDQKIRIISIDPAHSLGDAFGTKLGHQSTQLTANLSGQEVDANIILEKFRDDYLWELAEMISGEGKEEGNIKLAYTPEAWRQIVAQSLPGIDEMLSLVKVMELLDQKQQDLIILDTAPTGHLLRFLEMPTALGDWLSWIFKLWMKYQNVLGRVDLMGRLRTLRQQVMYAQKKLKDPQHTEFIGVLQAQDAIVAEQLRLTASLKKMGVYQRYVVQNRYHANEEIDRDLFPDQTLIRLPSLPRSVEPLARVKGAADLLF is encoded by the coding sequence ATGACTAACTTTAACTTGGTAAATAACTCTCTAAGTCCTTATGACACTCGACATTTAGTTATGTTTAGTGGCAAAGGAGGAGTAGGAAAAACTACCCTTTCCTGTGGATTTGCTCGCCGTTGGGCTAAATTATTTCCCGAGCAACAAATCCTGTTAATCTCAACCGATCCTGCTCATTCTTTAGGGGATGTATTGCAAACAGAAGTTAGCGATGAAGCATCACCTGTAAAAGACTTACCCAACTTAAAAGTTAGGGCATTAGATGCGGAAAAATTGCTCTTAGAATTTAAAGAAAAATACGGAAAATTTTTAGAACTTTTAGTAGAACGGGGCAGTTTTGTTGAAGGAGAAGATTTAACTCCTGTTTGGGATTTAGACTGGCCAGGTTTAGATGAAATCATGGGTCTATTAGAAATTCAACGATTACTAATAGAGAATGTTGTAGATCGAATTGTTGTTGATATGGCCCCCTCTGGTCATACCTTAAATTTATTGGAAATTAAAGACTTTTTAGAGATTATTCTCAATTCTTTAGAGTTGTTTCAAGAAAAACATCGTGTTATTTCGCAAACCTTTTCAAAAACCTACAATGCCGATGAGGTGGATGACTTTTTGGTCAAAACACAATCAGAATTAACCGAAGGCAAGCAACTCCTACAAAATCAGGATTTTACCCTTTGTTTAATTGTGGCAATTGCTGAACCGATGAGTTTATTAGAAACCGAACGATTACTCAATAGTTTGCATCACTTAAATATTCCCTGCGGCAGCTTATTTATTAATCGAATTCTAACGGATCCTAATCAAAATTTAGATCGCTATAGTGAGCAACAGCAACTCCTCGATAAATTCCTAAAAATTCCAGGTCAAGAGACAATTTTCACCCTGCCCCAACAAGCAAAAGAACCCCTAGGAGGTGAAGCATTAGATCAGATCATGAGTCAAATTAAAATCCTCGAAAAAGTAGAATTTATGGCGCCGCCTCCTATTCAATGGCCGCAAAAAATTCTGCCGAGTTTTAGTGATTTTATTGACGACAAACGCCAACTCATTATCATTGGTGGCAAAGGGGGGGTGGGAAAAACCACCGTTGCCGCGGCCATTGGTTGGGCGTTAGCGAATCGTCATCCCGATCAAAAAATTAGAATTATTTCTATCGATCCGGCTCATTCTTTGGGAGATGCCTTTGGGACAAAGTTAGGACATCAATCCACACAATTAACTGCTAATTTAAGTGGTCAAGAAGTTGATGCTAATATCATTTTAGAAAAATTTCGGGATGATTATTTATGGGAACTGGCAGAAATGATTAGTGGTGAAGGTAAGGAAGAAGGAAACATCAAACTAGCTTATACTCCAGAAGCTTGGCGACAAATTGTAGCCCAATCTCTGCCAGGAATTGATGAAATGTTGTCCCTAGTAAAAGTAATGGAGTTATTAGACCAGAAACAACAAGATTTGATTATTTTAGATACGGCTCCTACCGGTCATCTCCTGCGATTTTTGGAAATGCCAACGGCTTTAGGAGATTGGTTAAGTTGGATTTTTAAGCTTTGGATGAAGTATCAAAATGTCTTAGGGCGTGTAGATTTAATGGGACGATTGCGAACCTTAAGACAACAAGTGATGTATGCCCAGAAAAAACTAAAAGACCCCCAACATACAGAATTTATTGGAGTTTTGCAAGCCCAAGATGCCATCGTTGCCGAACAACTGCGATTGACAGCATCTTTGAAAAAAATGGGAGTCTATCAACGTTATGTCGTGCAGAATCGTTATCACGCTAATGAGGAAATTGATCGGGATTTATTCCCAGATCAAACTTTGATCCGCTTACCCAGTTTACCCCGGTCAGTAGAACCTCTAGCCCGGGTAAAAGGCGCAGCAGATCTGTTATTTTAA
- a CDS encoding helix-turn-helix domain-containing protein translates to MKPYSLDLRQKIIETYEENNLSQRELAKRFRVALSFIQKLIKQWRETGNLNPRPHGGGQKLKLKSDEIILLGDLVQEKKDATLDELRKQIEEKTQTVVSNSTISRILKRLNLTQKKKLTP, encoded by the coding sequence ATGAAGCCCTATTCTTTAGACTTGCGACAAAAGATCATCGAGACCTACGAGGAGAATAACCTCTCACAACGTGAGTTAGCCAAAAGATTTAGAGTAGCTTTAAGCTTTATCCAGAAACTAATCAAGCAGTGGCGTGAAACAGGAAATCTAAATCCCCGACCGCATGGTGGAGGACAAAAACTCAAGCTTAAGAGCGACGAAATTATCTTGCTGGGCGATTTAGTCCAAGAAAAGAAAGATGCCACCTTAGACGAGTTAAGAAAACAAATTGAGGAAAAAACACAGACGGTGGTGAGTAACTCAACAATCAGTAGAATTTTAAAACGGCTAAATTTAACTCAAAAAAAAAAGCTTACACCCTAG
- the gvpN gene encoding gas vesicle protein GvpN: MTFTETQTRRSVLCLRPGQFVVTPSIDQVATRALRYLNAGFSIHLCGPAGTGKTTLAMHLANCLARPVMLIFGDDDFTSSDLIGSQSGYTHKKLMDNYIHSVLKVEDELKHNWVDSRLTMACREGFTLVYDEFNRSRPEVNNVLLSALEEKILTLPPTSHQPDYLQVNSQFRAIFTSNPEEYCGVHATQDALMDRLVTINMPEPDQLTQTEILAQKTGIGREDALFIVNLVKTFRLKTATEKTSGLRSCLMIAKVCASHDIVANSADADFRDICADVLLSRTSLPIDSSRAILWEILDNNLVESLSVVEEEEPSDDQASTSEPLTGNQSLKAIQSLLRTNLLKQKD, encoded by the coding sequence ATGACATTTACTGAAACTCAAACAAGAAGATCCGTCCTCTGCCTTCGCCCTGGTCAGTTTGTTGTTACGCCTTCGATTGATCAAGTTGCCACTCGCGCCTTACGTTATCTAAACGCTGGTTTTTCCATCCATCTATGTGGTCCAGCAGGAACGGGAAAAACAACCTTGGCAATGCACCTGGCCAATTGTTTAGCCAGACCCGTGATGCTGATCTTTGGCGATGATGACTTTACCAGTTCCGATTTAATTGGTAGCCAGTCTGGTTATACCCACAAAAAACTGATGGATAACTATATCCACAGCGTTCTCAAAGTTGAAGACGAGCTAAAACACAATTGGGTGGATTCTCGGTTAACAATGGCCTGTCGAGAGGGGTTTACCCTAGTTTATGATGAGTTCAATCGTTCTCGACCTGAGGTCAACAACGTTTTACTCTCTGCCTTGGAAGAAAAAATTCTCACCCTGCCGCCCACTAGCCATCAACCCGATTACCTACAAGTCAATTCTCAATTTCGGGCAATTTTCACCTCCAACCCAGAAGAATATTGTGGGGTTCATGCTACCCAAGATGCTTTAATGGATCGGTTGGTAACCATTAATATGCCTGAACCAGATCAACTGACTCAGACTGAAATTCTTGCCCAAAAAACGGGGATTGGTCGAGAAGATGCTTTATTTATTGTCAACCTCGTCAAAACCTTTCGCTTGAAAACTGCGACTGAAAAAACGTCGGGTTTGCGCTCTTGTTTAATGATTGCTAAAGTCTGCGCCTCTCACGATATTGTGGCTAACTCCGCTGATGCCGACTTCCGTGATATCTGTGCGGATGTTCTCTTGTCCCGCACAAGCTTACCTATTGATAGCTCAAGAGCTATTTTATGGGAAATCCTCGACAACAATCTGGTAGAATCCTTATCCGTTGTAGAGGAAGAGGAGCCTTCCGATGACCAAGCGTCAACTTCTGAGCCTTTGACAGGAAATCAATCGTTAAAAGCCATTCAATCTTTACTACGAACGAACTTGCTGAAGCAAAAAGACTAA
- a CDS encoding gas vesicle protein, with the protein MTTTRPPRPIRSKISTMPRKQSEADHQLELYKLITEKQRIQEKLEMMERQIEQLKSRLTSVTDQIETTEQSIQNLRTVNPPSVAKKPDSPKTVAHSSNNSSNFQTFYLEY; encoded by the coding sequence ATGACAACCACTCGTCCACCCAGACCAATTAGATCTAAAATTAGCACCATGCCTCGGAAACAATCTGAAGCAGATCACCAACTTGAGCTTTACAAGTTAATTACTGAAAAACAACGTATCCAAGAAAAATTAGAAATGATGGAGCGGCAGATTGAGCAGTTAAAAAGTCGTCTCACGTCTGTGACAGATCAAATTGAGACTACAGAACAAAGCATTCAAAATTTGCGTACAGTCAATCCTCCTAGTGTAGCTAAAAAGCCTGATTCCCCCAAAACTGTTGCTCACTCCTCTAATAATTCCAGTAATTTCCAAACTTTTTACCTAGAATATTAA
- a CDS encoding gas vesicle protein K, whose amino-acid sequence MTLACTPYDSDNQALLTRPESNSQAGLAPLLLTVVELVRQLLEAQIIRRMEKGVLSESDLDRAAESIQKLQEQILYLCEIFEVEPEELNVHLGEFGTLLPEAGSYYPGEEGIKPSVLELVDRLLNTGVVVEGNVDLGLAQLDLIHLKLRLVLTSQPL is encoded by the coding sequence ATGACCCTTGCTTGCACACCTTACGATTCTGATAATCAAGCCTTGCTGACCCGTCCAGAAAGTAATAGCCAAGCTGGTTTAGCCCCTTTACTGTTAACTGTCGTGGAACTGGTACGCCAATTGCTCGAAGCCCAAATCATTCGCCGGATGGAAAAAGGGGTTCTCAGTGAGTCTGATTTAGATAGAGCTGCAGAAAGTATCCAAAAATTGCAAGAACAAATTCTCTATTTGTGTGAAATTTTTGAGGTTGAGCCAGAAGAGTTAAATGTCCACCTAGGAGAGTTTGGAACTCTTTTACCTGAAGCAGGGAGTTATTACCCAGGAGAGGAGGGGATTAAGCCTTCTGTGTTGGAATTAGTGGATAGACTCCTCAATACAGGAGTTGTTGTGGAAGGAAATGTTGATCTGGGTTTAGCTCAACTAGATCTAATTCACCTCAAGCTTCGTTTGGTTTTAACTTCTCAGCCGCTTTAA
- a CDS encoding IS5 family transposase, with translation MFISKIMDYQNLSDEQFKRRFGVYKQTYRKMVESVKSVEADSNSPSKRGPKPKLSIEEQVLVTLEYWREYRTYFHIGTSWELSESTIGRIVNKTEKMLLQSGNFRLKGKKALLNQAEIPVVTVMDVTETPIERPQKKQKDFLGGKRGYHTLKSQLVADQNTEEIICVFCGKGRGHDFSLFKKSRVRFHPLTTSIEDSGYQGIAAYHSNSYTPKKKPKNRKLTELEKEYNKALAKERIIIEPINRKLKIFKILSCKYRNRRRRYSLRVNLLAAIYNCELGIGIAAS, from the coding sequence ATGTTTATTAGCAAAATTATGGATTATCAAAACTTATCAGATGAACAATTCAAACGCCGTTTCGGTGTGTATAAACAAACATATAGAAAGATGGTAGAATCAGTAAAAAGTGTTGAAGCCGACTCTAATTCACCATCTAAAAGGGGACCGAAACCTAAACTATCTATAGAAGAACAAGTTTTAGTAACGTTAGAATATTGGCGAGAATATAGAACATATTTTCACATTGGTACAAGCTGGGAACTATCAGAATCAACTATAGGTCGGATTGTAAATAAGACGGAAAAAATGCTTTTACAATCGGGAAACTTCCGTTTAAAAGGAAAAAAAGCTTTACTCAATCAAGCAGAGATACCGGTCGTAACGGTAATGGATGTAACGGAAACTCCCATTGAACGCCCCCAAAAGAAACAGAAAGATTTTTTGGGGGGTAAAAGAGGTTATCATACTTTAAAATCCCAATTAGTAGCTGATCAAAATACAGAGGAAATTATCTGTGTCTTTTGTGGGAAAGGCAGAGGTCATGATTTTAGTTTATTTAAAAAAAGTCGAGTTCGTTTTCATCCTTTAACTACCAGCATAGAAGACAGTGGTTATCAGGGAATAGCTGCATACCATAGTAATAGTTATACACCGAAAAAGAAACCGAAAAATAGAAAATTAACAGAGTTAGAAAAAGAGTATAACAAGGCTTTAGCCAAAGAAAGGATTATCATTGAACCTATAAATAGGAAACTCAAAATCTTTAAAATCTTATCCTGTAAATATCGGAATCGTCGTCGAAGATATAGTTTAAGAGTTAACTTGTTGGCGGCTATTTATAACTGTGAGTTAGGGATAGGTATAGCAGCTTCTTAA
- a CDS encoding GvpL/GvpF family gas vesicle protein: MKLYNLYTYAFLKTPIESLKLPVGMANPLLLITVGSLSAVVEPEVCLDTLQNDDERLIQSVLCHDRVICELFRQTTILPLRFGTSFLEAENLLTHLCSHAQEYQEKIEELEGKGEYLLKCIPRKLEEPVLSSESRGRQYFLAKKQLYEAQQDFYTLQGSEWQNLVDLVNQSYSSTRIITAPGTESRIYLLVDFQEEPLLIEQVLHWQKACPRWELQLGQVSPPYHFT, translated from the coding sequence ATGAAATTGTACAATCTATATACTTACGCTTTTTTGAAAACCCCCATAGAAAGCCTAAAATTACCCGTTGGAATGGCGAACCCATTGTTACTGATAACTGTTGGCTCTCTCTCGGCCGTAGTCGAACCCGAAGTTTGTTTAGACACTTTACAAAATGATGATGAACGCTTGATTCAATCGGTTTTATGTCATGATCGAGTCATCTGTGAATTATTTCGACAAACCACTATTTTACCCTTACGTTTTGGCACATCTTTTTTAGAGGCAGAAAATTTACTGACTCATCTTTGTTCTCATGCCCAAGAATATCAAGAAAAAATTGAAGAACTTGAGGGAAAAGGAGAATATCTTTTAAAATGTATTCCCCGTAAGCTAGAGGAGCCTGTACTCTCTTCTGAAAGCAGAGGCAGACAATATTTTTTAGCCAAAAAACAGCTTTATGAAGCCCAACAAGATTTTTATACTTTGCAAGGTTCAGAATGGCAAAATCTCGTGGATTTAGTCAACCAAAGCTATTCATCAACGAGGATTATTACTGCTCCAGGGACAGAATCACGAATTTATCTTTTAGTTGATTTTCAAGAAGAACCTTTACTAATCGAGCAAGTCTTGCATTGGCAGAAAGCCTGCCCCCGTTGGGAATTACAATTAGGACAAGTTTCTCCCCCCTATCACTTTACTTAA